The DNA region CCGCTATTTGCATTTGCCGGCAGTGTTTGAGGCCGATAATAAATGGGAAATTTTCAGATCCGAAAAAATTGCCAAAGAATTTTCTTTAAATGCAATCTATTGTGGGTCGGGTGATGAATATCAAAGGTTGAAAGAGTTAAAAAAATTCGGGGTCAAATTAATCCTGCCTTTAAACTTTCCCGAACCTTTCAAAATTAATGATCCATATGAATTGGATAAAGTAGATTTGGCCGATCTCAAGCATTGGGAATTAGCTTCTTTTAATCCTGCATTGTTGGAAAGCTATGGGATTGAATTTGCATTCACCTTACATAAGCTCGTGAAGAAGGATGACTTTTTGAAAAATTTGCGTAAAGCAGTTAATTCCGGATTAAGTGATTCGGCTGCTTTAGCCGCACTCACCACCGTTCCGGCCAAATGGTTTGGCGCAGGTGACAAATTGGGGACATTGACACCCGGAAAATTGGCAAACTTTATCATATCGGACGAAAATATTTTTGAAAAAGATGCCAAAATTTACGAAAACTGGGTTGGAGGAAAAAGATTTGTCATCGAACCGCGGCCGGAGAATGCATATCTGGCAGGTGAATATCGCTTTAATTTAAATGAACAGCAACATGCAGGAGAATTAAAGTTTGAAAACAACCAATGGTCCGGCAAATGGTATTGGATCTCCAAAAATAAAGATGAGCGGGGAGTAGTAAAGGTTGATACCATAAAAATCGATTTTAAACCCGACATTACCGCAGACAGAATTTCATTTATGTTAAAGCACGATTCGTTAATTAAAGGGGTAGCTTTGTTGACGGCAGTCATTCGAATGGATGGTAAAATTTGGGAAGGGCAAGCAAGGTTGCCCGACGGAAAAGTTACTCCTTGGTCGGCAATTAAGCAAAAGTCTTTTCCGGCGAATGATTCTGCCAAAGTCAGCAAAAAACAAATAAATAAAGATTCCTTGTTTTCCCAATTGCCATCCATAAATTTCCCACTTGGCAATTATGGTTATGATTCATTACCCCAAATGCGCGATTTTATCATCAAAGGGGCTACCATTTGGACCTGTGAGGACAGTTTACCTTTATCCAATGCCGATATATTGGTGCAAAATGGAAAAATTGTAAAAATTGGTTTTAATCTTCCTGTGGAAGAAAATCTTTGGGTGATTGACGGAAAAGGCAAACACGTTACACCCGGAATCATTGATGAGCATTCACATATTGCCATTAGTAAAGGTGTCAATGAAGGGACACAATCGAGCAGTGCAGAAGTTAGAATTGGAGATGTAATTAATCCCGACGACATCAATATTTACAGGCAGTTGGCAGGAGGGGTTGTTGCTGCTCAACTTTTGCATGGTTCGGCAAATCCCATCGGTGGTCAATCGGCCATTATCAAACTTAAATGGGGAAAGATGCCTGATGAAATGAAAATTGAGGATGCTCCGGGCTTCATAAAATTTGCTTTGGGAGAAAATGTGAAGCAATCAAATTGGGGTGATTTTCAAACGGTGCGTTATCCGCAAACGCGCATGGGTGTGGAACAAACTTTTTACGAATATTTTACTCGGGCCAAAGAATATATGCGGGCAAAAGAACAATTGAGCAGGCATAAAAAGGCGTTGTCAAACAAAAAGAAAAAAAATGGCCTTGAAATTGATGTACCGGCTTTCAGAGTAGATTTGGAATTGGAAGCCATTGCT from Vicingaceae bacterium includes:
- a CDS encoding periplasmic amidohydrolase, with the protein product MKKLSAILCCSFFFWQIVRSQVTFPVNGPKEPKEYYTVFKNAVLHTSPGSTVNNGMLIVRQEKIIYAGPAKEIPEGSVVYDLQGYHIYPSFIDPYSQWGMPEVKKEDKPRFYPQMISDKKGPYNWNEAVKPETHAVEIFVAEEKTAESLRKYGFGSVVTHQQDGIIRGTSAFVLLGERPENKLIVNPHASLHFSFKKGSSSQDYPSSQMGSIALIRQTLYDAQWYKNTNDIKEYNYSLDQLNRYLHLPAVFEADNKWEIFRSEKIAKEFSLNAIYCGSGDEYQRLKELKKFGVKLILPLNFPEPFKINDPYELDKVDLADLKHWELASFNPALLESYGIEFAFTLHKLVKKDDFLKNLRKAVNSGLSDSAALAALTTVPAKWFGAGDKLGTLTPGKLANFIISDENIFEKDAKIYENWVGGKRFVIEPRPENAYLAGEYRFNLNEQQHAGELKFENNQWSGKWYWISKNKDERGVVKVDTIKIDFKPDITADRISFMLKHDSLIKGVALLTAVIRMDGKIWEGQARLPDGKVTPWSAIKQKSFPANDSAKVSKKQINKDSLFSQLPSINFPLGNYGYDSLPQMRDFIIKGATIWTCEDSLPLSNADILVQNGKIVKIGFNLPVEENLWVIDGKGKHVTPGIIDEHSHIAISKGVNEGTQSSSAEVRIGDVINPDDINIYRQLAGGVVAAQLLHGSANPIGGQSAIIKLKWGKMPDEMKIEDAPGFIKFALGENVKQSNWGDFQTVRYPQTRMGVEQTFYEYFTRAKEYMRAKEQLSRHKKALSNKKKKNGLEIDVPAFRVDLELEAIAEILQGKRFITCHSYVQSEINMLMHVADSMGFKVNTFTHVLEGYKVADKLKKHGAGASTFSDWWAYKFEVNDAIPYNAALLTRMGVVTAINSDDAEMARRLNQEAAKTIKYGNLTEMEALKTITLNPAKLLHIDHRTGSIKPGKDADLVIWSGHPLSVYSVVEKTFIEGVLYYDSNQEVMMKQRDDKEKMRILKKMQQSEDYQKAAPYQPKKKILYHCESMEIE